A single window of Canis lupus familiaris isolate Mischka breed German Shepherd chromosome 7, alternate assembly UU_Cfam_GSD_1.0, whole genome shotgun sequence DNA harbors:
- the RNF165 gene encoding E3 ubiquitin-protein ligase RNF165 isoform X2 yields the protein MHHFPRNSSSTQMVVHEIRNYPYPQLHFLALQGLNPSRHTSAVRESYEELLQLEDRLGNVTRGAVQNTIERFTFPHKYKKRRPQDGKGKKEEGEESDTDEKCTICLSMLEDGEDVRRLPCMHLFHQLCVDQWLAMSKKCPICRVDIETQLGADS from the exons GTCGTCCATGAAATCCGAAACTACCCATACCCTCAGCTTCACTTCCTTGCTCTCCAGGGACTGAACCCCAGCAGACACACCTCTGCAGTGAGGGAGAGCTACGAG GAGCTGCTGCAGCTTGAGGACAGATTGGGAAATGTGACTCGGGGAGCTGTACAGAACACCATCGAGAGATTCACCTTCCCCCACAAATACAAGAAG CGAAGACCCCAGGATGGCAAGGgcaagaaggaagagggggaggagtcGGACACAGATGAGAAATGCACAATTTGTCTGTCTATGCTGGAAGACGGAGAGGATGTGAG gCGCCTCCCCTGTATGCATCTCTTCCACCAACTGTGTGTGGACCAGTGGCTCGCCATGAGCAAGAAATGTCCCATCTGCCGAGTGGACATTGAGACACAACTGGGAGCCGACAGCTGA